AAGACGGCAAGCTGTACCTGTTCTACCACTCCTTTATTAATAACACACTGCCCAAGTGGAATAAAGATGAGGTGAATCTGCATAAGAAAGCCGACGCGAACTGGGGCAAATTCATCCAATCGTAAGTAAGTCATTCCTTTAAACCCTACCGCAATCATGAACAAAACAACGACCTACGTTCTTTGGGCCGCTCGCTTACTGGCTGCCATTATTCTGCTTCAGACCTTGTATTTCAAGTTTCTGGCCCAGCCTGAGTCGGTTTATATTTTCTCGACGCTGGGGGTGGAACCCTGGGGCCGGATCGGTTCAGGCATTGTTGAACTCATAGCCTCCGTACTCATCCTGATGCCACGAACAAGCTGGATGGGGGCTGCTCTGGGATTGGGTGTAATGGCTGGGGCTATCGTATCGCACCTGACCATCCTGGGTATTTCGGTGCAGGACGATGGCGGCTATTTGTTCTTTCTGGCTCTGGTAGTTGCGGTAAGTTGCACAGTCATTCTGGCGCTTACCCGCACGCAATGGATGCCGGTTCTATGGGGGATGCTGGGCCAGAA
This window of the Spirosoma aerolatum genome carries:
- a CDS encoding DoxX family protein, whose translation is MNKTTTYVLWAARLLAAIILLQTLYFKFLAQPESVYIFSTLGVEPWGRIGSGIVELIASVLILMPRTSWMGAALGLGVMAGAIVSHLTILGISVQDDGGYLFFLALVVAVSCTVILALTRTQWMPVLWGMLGQKKVHTNA